Proteins encoded in a region of the Paenibacillus sp. W2I17 genome:
- a CDS encoding S-layer homology domain-containing protein, translating to MPKRFSRMLAFLCCLVMVASLMPTSYAAATDNIENAEANETPTAIFGTPELGSNDPLWGQTMEHHINKSTVPADPRPHATGTARILWDHDYLYSRVVVNDSNLYQGAGGDHQYDSLEFYVGTGTGGSNQWRVSATGVFSGQAAPGRAAWTQITETGYIVEMRIPKRTLTLEEGKLTFEVYINNSTEKGGDRYEVVSSFGDPDAAYTSAASFTDSLQLSLANEVDTRFSITATAGPGGRITPNPPGDVLRVDRDSNKEFTFTPDSGKIVDTVTVDGETVTLSAGTYTFSNIETNHTIHVTFKNDPDAGILPFIVWNDNFASGEYTTAVIIDLGEGKAALGSELNPGLFTLSARNTTLNGEAVTFEGTRKITRVYANDEPKVRGYLGSVSNSPDYQDGLASGRYIVVESEFYSASGGKTTLDGSSNSTKQVYNIVPNGEIVLTEGSPLRNVVFEQEKVVNPILDKFTTFTDNSVNRSLYLHKDEDGKVIKGLPLYVYTHGMSRGGTNAATDQKAAMKSANGSVALMKKMEKNPDKYASHVLNISYNGVSVPSTENVKKVIDALIASGEVDPNRVYAAGFSWGGQYTNNLVNSHPGFFAAAAPMAPVSGSPNAKDNDAHNNLAYWMFVNAHNVAGYQTNLNNFINNNMPKMINARASRFESNEVLTWPYNQFDQPNLRPNPANTPVLADYIAHEVEAAVLYNQITMENWSIAPTAQSANLPAWNNDYTDVFDWMFAQRKPVVPGAPSGFKATAGDGQVTLSWTAPADDGGSAILGYKVWYGNVTPVTLDAAETKYTFKNLTNGQGYNFTIIAVNAKGDGAEISATTTPLKTTTPTVPDSGGNTGNTGNTGNTGNMGNTGNTDNTGTGTNAGTPKSTYTVNTPKDKPAVTDKNGNTTLPGGGEIATKGGTKIKVPEGTTIDSNGKVTIPADKSAEVTLPGGSSTVTISDGSTIASDGTVTVGGKDAHVNLPNGNRVDIHGGSKIRSGGAVVVGPSGARVDLDNGMSLNIREGTELTFDDATPLGFLVISGNPFRDANMDDWFYNDINFAYTYDLFNGTTSTTFSPGTAMTRAMFVQVLSNLENVNLSSYTSSRFSDVTDGQWYTAAAEWAAEKSIVKGTNADLFDPNSPMTREQMLVILYNYMKYKGYEIPESHAKSFADESEISSWALEAVQALQGNGIVLGKPGNFFAPKATASRAEVATIFVRFVEYPAK from the coding sequence ATGCCAAAACGATTTAGCAGAATGCTCGCGTTCCTCTGTTGCTTGGTAATGGTTGCGTCGCTAATGCCTACCAGCTATGCCGCCGCCACTGACAACATCGAGAACGCAGAAGCGAATGAAACACCCACCGCCATTTTTGGAACTCCCGAACTCGGGTCAAACGACCCACTCTGGGGACAGACCATGGAGCATCACATCAACAAAAGCACTGTGCCCGCCGATCCCAGACCCCATGCCACGGGCACAGCCAGAATCCTTTGGGACCATGACTACCTGTATTCCAGAGTAGTTGTGAATGACAGTAATCTATATCAGGGAGCTGGCGGAGATCACCAGTACGACAGCCTGGAGTTTTATGTCGGCACCGGAACCGGAGGCTCAAACCAATGGCGCGTCAGCGCGACGGGCGTGTTCTCAGGGCAGGCCGCTCCGGGCAGAGCTGCATGGACCCAGATCACGGAAACAGGATATATCGTGGAGATGAGAATACCCAAAAGAACCTTGACCTTGGAGGAGGGCAAGCTTACCTTTGAGGTTTATATTAATAACTCGACGGAAAAGGGCGGTGACCGCTATGAAGTCGTTTCCAGTTTCGGAGATCCGGACGCGGCTTACACCAGCGCTGCTTCTTTTACAGACAGCCTGCAGCTCTCTTTAGCCAATGAAGTGGACACCAGATTCTCAATCACCGCCACTGCGGGACCGGGCGGCCGAATAACGCCGAACCCACCCGGCGATGTTCTGAGAGTAGATCGGGACTCTAACAAAGAATTTACGTTTACCCCCGATTCCGGCAAAATTGTGGATACTGTAACGGTAGACGGCGAGACCGTGACTCTATCTGCTGGCACTTATACCTTTTCGAATATTGAGACTAACCATACAATTCACGTAACATTTAAAAATGATCCGGACGCGGGGATACTTCCCTTTATCGTATGGAATGACAACTTCGCCAGTGGCGAGTACACAACGGCTGTCATCATTGACTTAGGCGAGGGGAAAGCAGCGTTAGGCTCCGAGCTTAATCCGGGCTTGTTTACCTTGTCAGCCAGGAACACAACCCTGAACGGCGAAGCGGTGACCTTTGAAGGGACGCGCAAGATCACAAGGGTATACGCTAATGACGAACCGAAGGTACGCGGCTATCTGGGGTCGGTAAGCAATTCACCGGATTATCAGGACGGACTGGCAAGCGGCCGTTACATCGTAGTTGAGTCTGAGTTTTATTCAGCGAGCGGCGGCAAAACAACGCTGGATGGCAGCAGTAACTCGACAAAGCAGGTTTACAACATCGTCCCAAACGGAGAGATCGTACTGACAGAGGGGAGTCCACTTCGCAACGTGGTTTTTGAACAGGAAAAAGTTGTGAATCCGATCCTTGACAAGTTTACAACATTCACGGACAATTCGGTCAATCGCTCGCTCTATCTTCACAAGGATGAAGACGGTAAAGTGATCAAAGGATTGCCGCTGTATGTTTATACCCACGGCATGTCACGCGGCGGCACAAACGCTGCGACAGACCAAAAAGCGGCCATGAAATCCGCCAACGGCTCAGTCGCTCTAATGAAAAAAATGGAGAAAAATCCTGACAAGTACGCCAGCCATGTACTGAATATTTCCTATAATGGCGTATCTGTTCCCTCAACAGAGAATGTTAAGAAGGTCATAGACGCCCTGATTGCCAGCGGCGAAGTAGACCCTAATCGTGTTTACGCGGCGGGCTTCTCATGGGGCGGCCAGTATACAAACAACTTAGTTAACAGCCATCCTGGCTTCTTCGCCGCCGCCGCACCTATGGCCCCGGTAAGCGGTTCACCGAATGCTAAGGACAACGACGCTCACAACAATCTGGCCTATTGGATGTTTGTAAATGCTCATAACGTTGCAGGCTACCAGACTAACCTCAATAACTTCATCAATAACAATATGCCGAAAATGATCAACGCGAGGGCTTCGCGCTTTGAGAGCAATGAGGTCCTTACGTGGCCCTACAATCAATTTGATCAGCCAAATCTGAGGCCGAATCCGGCCAACACACCTGTTCTGGCTGATTACATAGCGCATGAAGTTGAAGCGGCGGTTCTTTACAACCAGATAACTATGGAGAATTGGAGCATAGCTCCCACGGCGCAGTCCGCTAACTTGCCGGCTTGGAACAATGACTACACAGACGTCTTTGATTGGATGTTCGCGCAGAGAAAACCGGTCGTGCCCGGTGCTCCGAGCGGCTTTAAGGCGACAGCGGGTGACGGACAGGTCACATTGAGCTGGACCGCCCCTGCTGACGACGGTGGCAGTGCGATATTGGGCTACAAGGTATGGTATGGCAACGTGACGCCGGTCACATTGGATGCGGCGGAGACCAAATATACCTTCAAGAACCTGACAAACGGCCAAGGCTACAACTTCACCATCATCGCGGTGAATGCAAAGGGCGACGGCGCGGAGATCAGTGCGACGACGACGCCACTGAAGACGACGACTCCCACTGTGCCTGATTCTGGCGGCAATACGGGCAACACCGGAAACACCGGAAATACCGGAAACATGGGTAATACGGGCAACACCGACAATACGGGCACCGGGACAAACGCTGGAACGCCGAAGTCGACCTACACAGTGAATACACCGAAGGATAAGCCCGCGGTCACAGACAAAAACGGCAACACCACCCTCCCTGGCGGCGGCGAGATTGCGACCAAAGGCGGGACGAAGATTAAGGTACCCGAAGGCACAACGATAGACTCAAACGGTAAGGTAACCATTCCGGCAGACAAGAGCGCCGAAGTGACACTACCCGGCGGCAGCAGCACAGTGACCATTTCGGACGGCTCGACGATCGCGAGCGACGGTACGGTCACAGTAGGTGGCAAAGACGCGCATGTGAACCTGCCAAACGGCAACCGTGTGGATATCCACGGCGGATCGAAGATACGGAGCGGCGGAGCGGTTGTGGTAGGACCGAGCGGCGCAAGAGTTGACTTAGACAACGGCATGTCGCTGAACATCCGTGAGGGTACGGAGCTGACGTTTGATGACGCCACCCCACTGGGCTTCCTCGTGATATCGGGCAATCCTTTCAGGGATGCCAACATGGACGACTGGTTCTACAACGATATAAATTTCGCCTACACATACGATCTTTTCAACGGCACGACGTCCACAACGTTCTCACCGGGAACCGCAATGACGCGTGCAATGTTCGTGCAGGTACTGTCCAATCTTGAGAACGTAAACCTCTCCAGCTACACAAGTTCCCGCTTTAGCGACGTGACGGACGGACAGTGGTACACCGCGGCAGCCGAGTGGGCGGCCGAAAAAAGCATAGTTAAAGGTACAAACGCAGACCTGTTTGACCCCAATTCACCGATGACGCGCGAGCAGATGCTGGTTATACTGTACAACTACATGAAGTACAAGGGCTATGAGATACCTGAAAGCCACGCTAAGTCCTTCGCGGACGAGAGTGAGATCAGCTCCTGGGCGTTGGAGGCCGTTCAGGCGCTGCAAGGCAACGGCATTGTATTAGGCAAACCGGGCAACTTTTTTGCTCCCAAAGCCACCGCCTCCCGCGCCGAAGTAGCCACGATCTTTGTAAGGTTCGTCGAATATCCGGCTAAGTGA
- a CDS encoding helix-turn-helix transcriptional regulator, producing MDNIQPEGSPCFQTALFLTTPRSGILVFATLKVISYLKSLDKIMKKRGLEQKDVVQITGINRNTVKALALNANARIDFPTLNTLCEKLDVLPGDLIEYIPNTEESAE from the coding sequence TTGGACAATATCCAGCCGGAAGGGTCTCCTTGTTTTCAAACTGCACTTTTTTTGACAACTCCACGGTCAGGAATTTTAGTATTTGCTACCCTTAAAGTAATATCCTATCTAAAATCGCTTGATAAGATAATGAAGAAACGCGGACTTGAACAGAAAGACGTCGTTCAAATTACCGGCATAAATCGCAATACTGTAAAGGCGCTCGCGTTGAACGCCAACGCGCGGATAGATTTCCCAACGCTCAATACCTTGTGCGAAAAGTTGGACGTGCTGCCTGGCGATTTAATCGAATACATACCTAATACCGAGGAAAGTGCCGAGTAA
- a CDS encoding putative holin-like toxin has product MRGGGSMSTYETLILMISFATLIVLIIRTKQK; this is encoded by the coding sequence ATGAGGGGAGGTGGTAGCATGTCCACCTATGAGACACTTATCCTTATGATTTCGTTCGCGACATTAATAGTGTTAATTATACGTACCAAGCAGAAATAA
- a CDS encoding putative holin-like toxin codes for MSTYEALDVMLNFGTFIFAMLAFITSVIFFLHVKKR; via the coding sequence ATGAGTACATACGAGGCACTTGACGTCATGCTTAACTTTGGTACTTTTATTTTCGCAATGTTGGCCTTCATTACGTCAGTAATTTTCTTTTTACACGTAAAAAAGCGATAG